In Microbacterium esteraromaticum, the following proteins share a genomic window:
- a CDS encoding DUF3499 family protein: MDEPLRLDAHLGVDERLCSKVACAREAVATLTFDYGDQMAALGPLGPGGDPHAHDLCAAHAERLSVPAGWLVIRHEALRA, translated from the coding sequence ATGGATGAACCACTCCGGCTCGACGCGCACCTCGGCGTCGACGAAAGGCTCTGCTCGAAGGTCGCCTGTGCCCGTGAGGCCGTCGCGACGCTCACCTTCGACTACGGCGACCAGATGGCCGCCCTCGGTCCGCTGGGGCCCGGCGGCGACCCGCACGCCCACGACCTCTGTGCCGCGCACGCCGAGCGGCTCTCGGTTCCCGCCGGCTGGCTGGTCATCCGTCACGAGGCGCTGCGCGCCTGA
- a CDS encoding RDD family protein translates to MMSTVTDEQEILSGEAVAIDVQPVGFVLRAAGALIDMAIGFALFLAVTWVQVWLMSEGLLSEHTFRILMISAAVLSFLVLPITIEVAMRGRSVGKLAVGGRIVRIDGGAITFRHTFIRALVGVLEIYMTFGGAAVITGALTARSQRLGDLVAGTYSQRVRTPALPSHHPHLPPSLTGWATIADVARMPDRLARRISQFLANAQRLSPSARSSVAQELAAEARPFISPVPAVSAEELLMGITVLRREREQRALRIADERAERLSGRRIGV, encoded by the coding sequence ATGATGAGCACGGTCACCGACGAGCAGGAGATCCTGTCCGGAGAAGCCGTCGCGATCGATGTTCAGCCGGTCGGGTTCGTGCTTCGCGCAGCGGGAGCCCTGATCGACATGGCCATCGGCTTCGCGCTGTTCCTCGCCGTGACGTGGGTGCAGGTGTGGCTGATGTCCGAGGGCCTGCTGAGCGAGCACACGTTCCGCATCCTGATGATCAGTGCCGCGGTGCTGAGCTTCCTGGTGCTGCCCATCACGATCGAGGTCGCGATGCGCGGCCGCAGCGTCGGCAAGCTCGCGGTAGGCGGGCGGATCGTGCGGATCGACGGCGGGGCGATCACCTTCCGGCACACGTTCATCCGCGCGCTCGTCGGAGTCCTCGAGATCTACATGACCTTCGGTGGCGCTGCAGTCATCACGGGCGCGCTCACCGCACGCTCTCAGCGCCTCGGCGATCTCGTCGCCGGTACGTACTCGCAGCGCGTGCGAACACCCGCGCTGCCCTCCCACCATCCGCATCTGCCGCCCTCCTTGACCGGATGGGCGACGATCGCCGATGTCGCCCGCATGCCGGATCGGCTCGCGCGGCGCATTTCGCAGTTCCTCGCCAACGCGCAGCGACTGTCGCCCTCGGCGCGATCGAGCGTCGCCCAGGAACTGGCCGCCGAGGCTCGGCCCTTCATCTCCCCGGTTCCGGCGGTCTCGGCTGAGGAGCTGCTGATGGGGATCACCGTGCTGCGTCGCGAGCGCGAGCAGAGGGCTCTGCGAATCGCCGACGAGCGAGCGGAACGACTCAGCGGGCGGCGCATCGGGGTCTGA
- a CDS encoding stage II sporulation protein M: MDADALTDARRPEWQRLDALSRKRRLSGAEVDELIVRYRAASADLAELKTSIGDSPQGAYLSTILAAARLRFTGAGDNVLTQAARFFALQLPAALYRIRWTTGVIAVAFVLAVLITGAWIASDPALIATLGPPEVLQKYAEEDFVGYYGPMASFAGMVWLNNAWIAMQCVLFGVTGLWPVWMLIQNAFGLGVAAAVMSAYGHLDTMILHILPHGMLELTAIFVASAAGLHIFWAWAAPGRRTRAESLAAGGRSLATVAIGLIFVLLLSGLVEGFVTGSNLPWPVKIGIGALALAAFLFYMLVIGRRAARRGESGDLIEYEAGTPTLTAG, translated from the coding sequence GTGGATGCCGATGCCCTCACCGACGCCCGCCGCCCGGAATGGCAGCGGCTGGATGCGCTGAGCCGAAAGCGCAGGCTGAGCGGCGCCGAGGTCGACGAGCTCATCGTGCGCTATCGCGCAGCATCCGCCGATCTCGCCGAGCTGAAGACCTCTATCGGCGATTCGCCACAGGGCGCCTACCTCTCGACGATCCTCGCTGCAGCGCGGCTGAGGTTCACCGGGGCGGGTGACAACGTCCTCACCCAGGCAGCCCGGTTCTTCGCGCTGCAGCTGCCGGCAGCGCTCTATCGCATCCGCTGGACGACCGGGGTCATCGCGGTCGCCTTCGTGCTCGCCGTCCTGATAACCGGAGCCTGGATCGCCTCCGACCCTGCGCTGATCGCGACCCTGGGGCCGCCCGAGGTGCTGCAGAAGTATGCCGAGGAGGACTTCGTCGGCTACTACGGGCCGATGGCCTCGTTCGCAGGCATGGTCTGGCTCAACAACGCCTGGATCGCCATGCAGTGCGTGCTGTTCGGCGTCACAGGTCTCTGGCCTGTGTGGATGCTCATCCAGAACGCCTTCGGTCTCGGCGTCGCCGCAGCGGTCATGTCGGCGTACGGCCACCTCGACACGATGATCCTGCACATCCTCCCGCACGGGATGCTCGAGCTCACCGCGATCTTCGTCGCCTCCGCCGCCGGCCTGCACATCTTCTGGGCGTGGGCGGCACCCGGGCGTCGCACCAGGGCGGAGTCGCTCGCAGCGGGTGGTCGGTCGCTCGCCACTGTCGCGATCGGGCTGATCTTCGTGCTGCTGCTGTCAGGGCTGGTCGAGGGGTTCGTCACAGGTTCGAACCTGCCGTGGCCGGTGAAGATCGGCATCGGGGCGCTCGCACTCGCCGCGTTCCTGTTCTACATGCTCGTGATCGGCCGTCGGGCGGCGCGACGCGGGGAGAGCGGCGACCTCATCGAATACGAGGCCGGCACGCCGACGCTCACCGCAGGTTGA
- a CDS encoding aquaporin codes for MTVNPPPSAPSLSARLTAEGFGSFMVVFIGVGAALFTATLFPDPGAGSAVYVAVALAFGLAMAAAFSSFASLSGGHFTPAVTIGAASAGRLPWRDVLPYLLAQVVGAVVASTALIVVGLFGPDAWLEGAQDSGFASTGWGSLSPGGFGMPAAIVIELVLTVLLVLVYLSVTHPERATRSPGVTIGLAFTAVQLVAIPIAGGAANPARSIATAIYGGIDPLAQLWVFLLFPALGAAAIGIAYRALFDGAAGSDGGEPAALNLR; via the coding sequence ATGACTGTGAACCCGCCCCCGTCTGCTCCGTCGCTGAGCGCCCGACTCACGGCAGAGGGCTTCGGCTCTTTCATGGTCGTGTTCATCGGTGTCGGCGCCGCGCTCTTCACGGCCACCCTCTTCCCTGATCCGGGCGCCGGATCCGCGGTATACGTCGCCGTCGCGCTCGCATTCGGCCTTGCGATGGCCGCCGCCTTCAGCTCGTTCGCCTCTCTTTCGGGCGGCCACTTCACGCCGGCCGTGACGATCGGCGCTGCGTCCGCGGGTCGCCTTCCGTGGCGCGATGTGCTCCCCTACCTGCTCGCGCAGGTGGTCGGCGCGGTGGTCGCGTCGACAGCCCTGATCGTCGTCGGGCTCTTCGGGCCCGACGCGTGGCTGGAGGGTGCGCAGGACTCAGGCTTCGCGAGCACGGGCTGGGGCTCGCTCTCCCCCGGCGGATTCGGGATGCCCGCGGCGATCGTCATCGAGCTCGTCCTCACCGTGCTGCTCGTGCTCGTCTACCTCAGCGTGACGCACCCCGAGCGCGCCACCCGCTCCCCGGGGGTGACGATCGGACTCGCGTTCACGGCGGTCCAGCTCGTCGCCATCCCGATCGCGGGTGGAGCCGCGAATCCCGCACGTTCGATCGCGACGGCGATCTACGGCGGGATCGACCCGCTGGCGCAGCTGTGGGTCTTCCTCCTCTTCCCCGCTCTGGGTGCGGCGGCCATCGGGATCGCCTATCGGGCGCTGTTCGACGGCGCCGCAGGCTCGGATGGCGGCGAACCCGCAGCCCTCAACCTGCGGTGA
- a CDS encoding MIP/aquaporin family protein, protein MNGTARKAVAEALATFLFVLSIIAAVNSGSPLTPLAIGIALAVLVYATGHISGAHLNPAVSVAVFIRGGLAVVDLVAYIVAQLVGAVLAALVSFAVWPAAGKAVEIDLGKAFVVELVFTLILAYVVLNVATSKDTDGNSFYGLAIGGVVFVGATAVGSISGGGFNPAVALGLSVSGQFDWVNLWLYVVAPIVGAAIAAVLFRVLNADDKVSV, encoded by the coding sequence ATGAACGGCACCGCCCGTAAGGCAGTGGCAGAAGCACTCGCCACCTTCCTGTTCGTCCTCAGCATCATCGCCGCGGTCAACAGCGGCAGCCCCCTCACGCCCCTCGCCATCGGTATCGCGCTCGCCGTACTGGTGTACGCCACCGGCCACATCTCGGGCGCCCACCTGAACCCCGCGGTCTCGGTCGCCGTCTTCATCCGCGGCGGTCTCGCCGTGGTCGACCTCGTCGCATACATCGTGGCGCAGCTGGTCGGTGCGGTGCTGGCGGCTCTGGTCAGCTTCGCCGTGTGGCCGGCTGCCGGGAAGGCCGTCGAGATCGACCTCGGCAAGGCCTTCGTCGTCGAACTCGTCTTCACCCTCATCCTCGCCTACGTGGTGCTCAACGTCGCGACCTCCAAGGACACCGACGGCAACTCCTTCTACGGTCTCGCGATCGGCGGCGTCGTCTTCGTGGGCGCCACGGCGGTCGGCTCGATCTCGGGCGGCGGATTCAACCCGGCAGTCGCACTCGGACTGTCGGTGAGCGGCCAGTTCGACTGGGTCAACCTGTGGCTCTACGTCGTCGCACCGATCGTCGGCGCCGCGATCGCAGCTGTGCTGTTCCGTGTGCTGAACGCAGACGACAAGGTGTCTGTCTGA
- a CDS encoding Fur family transcriptional regulator: MTAQQLIPAEVAIRARGLRVTESRRAVYDALAGHAHASADEVFERVRSQLESTSRQSVYNALSDFTTAGLVRRIEPAGHPMLFELRVDDNHHHLVCTGCGAVKDVDCAVGPSPCLTPADTHGFAITTAEVTYWGLCPACSAKN, encoded by the coding sequence ATGACCGCACAGCAGCTCATCCCCGCCGAGGTCGCCATCCGCGCCCGCGGCCTGCGGGTGACCGAATCGCGTCGTGCGGTCTACGACGCGCTCGCCGGGCACGCCCATGCCAGTGCCGACGAGGTGTTCGAGCGCGTGCGATCGCAGCTCGAATCCACGAGCCGGCAATCGGTGTACAACGCGCTCAGCGACTTCACGACCGCGGGCCTTGTGCGACGCATCGAGCCCGCCGGGCATCCGATGCTCTTCGAGCTGCGGGTCGACGACAACCATCACCACCTCGTGTGCACCGGCTGCGGTGCGGTCAAGGACGTCGACTGCGCCGTCGGCCCCTCGCCGTGCCTGACGCCGGCGGACACACACGGCTTCGCGATCACGACGGCGGAGGTGACGTACTGGGGACTGTGCCCCGCCTGCTCCGCGAAGAACTGA
- the katG gene encoding catalase/peroxidase HPI, with translation MTDAIQNQADSAQCPVVHSSPREKSTRKASHDWWPDRLNLRVLAKNPPATNPYGPEYDYRATFATVDLDELRRDIEQVLTDSQDWWPADFGNYGPAFIRMAWHSAGTYRVTDGRGGGSTGQQRFAPLNSWPDNAGLDKPRRILWTVKKKWGDRISWADLMIFAGNVAMEQMGFTTFGFAGGRVDAWEPDADIYWGSETTWLADDLRYSPEGRRELESPLAAVQMGLIYVNPEGIGGNPDPVELAHDIRETFARMAMNDEETVALIAGGHTFGKTHGAGPVDLVGPSPEDSPMEHMGMGWKNTHGTGMGDDQTASGLEVTWTYHPTRWDNEFFHILFAYEWELMESPSGAKQWRPQHGAGADMVPMAHDATKRREPRMLTSDLSLRFDPIYGPISKRFRDDPEAFADAYARAWFKLTHRDMGPSSRYLGKLAPTEELIWQDPVPAVDHDLVTPEQAEQLKKSILESGLTVSELVATAWAAAASFRSSDKRGGVNGARIALEPQRSWAANNPERTAKVLDVLRGVKASSEESGVRVSLADLIVLAGNAGVEKAARDAGHEITVPFRPGRTDATQDKTDVHSFSFLEPIADGFRNYVGPLATAAEVPAEKLLVDKASLLDLTAPEMTVLVGGLRALDANWDGSKHGVLTDRPGVLTNDFFVNVLDMGYEWTPLDPGSHAFLATERASGERRWVGTRADLVFGSNSELRAVTEVYAADGSGEKFVTDFVAAWTKVMELDRFDLV, from the coding sequence ATGACGGACGCGATCCAGAACCAGGCCGACAGCGCGCAGTGCCCTGTGGTGCACTCGTCCCCGCGCGAGAAGAGCACCAGGAAGGCGAGCCACGACTGGTGGCCCGACCGGCTGAACCTGCGGGTGCTGGCGAAGAACCCGCCGGCGACGAACCCCTACGGGCCCGAGTACGACTACCGTGCGACGTTCGCGACCGTCGACCTCGACGAGCTGCGCCGCGACATCGAGCAGGTGCTCACCGACTCGCAGGACTGGTGGCCGGCGGACTTCGGCAACTACGGGCCCGCGTTCATCCGCATGGCCTGGCACAGCGCCGGAACCTACCGTGTCACCGACGGCCGTGGAGGCGGCAGCACCGGTCAGCAGCGCTTCGCGCCCCTCAACAGCTGGCCCGACAACGCAGGCCTCGACAAGCCGCGTCGCATTCTGTGGACCGTGAAGAAGAAGTGGGGCGACCGCATCTCATGGGCCGACCTGATGATCTTCGCCGGCAACGTGGCGATGGAGCAGATGGGCTTCACCACCTTCGGCTTCGCCGGCGGACGGGTGGATGCATGGGAACCGGACGCCGACATCTACTGGGGTTCGGAGACGACCTGGCTCGCCGACGACCTGCGCTACTCGCCCGAAGGGCGACGTGAGCTCGAGAGCCCCCTGGCCGCCGTGCAGATGGGTCTCATCTACGTGAACCCCGAGGGCATCGGAGGAAACCCCGACCCCGTCGAGCTCGCGCACGACATCCGCGAGACCTTCGCTCGCATGGCCATGAACGATGAGGAGACCGTCGCCCTGATCGCCGGCGGCCACACGTTCGGAAAGACCCATGGCGCCGGCCCGGTCGATCTGGTCGGCCCGTCGCCCGAGGACTCGCCCATGGAGCACATGGGAATGGGGTGGAAGAACACCCACGGCACGGGGATGGGCGACGATCAGACCGCCAGCGGTCTCGAGGTCACGTGGACGTATCACCCCACGCGCTGGGACAACGAGTTCTTCCACATCCTCTTCGCGTACGAGTGGGAGCTCATGGAGAGCCCCTCGGGCGCGAAGCAGTGGAGGCCGCAGCACGGCGCCGGTGCCGACATGGTGCCGATGGCGCACGATGCGACCAAGCGCCGCGAGCCGCGGATGCTCACGAGCGACCTGTCGCTGCGGTTCGATCCGATCTACGGCCCGATCTCGAAGCGATTCCGTGACGACCCCGAGGCGTTCGCCGACGCCTATGCCCGCGCCTGGTTCAAGCTCACCCACCGTGACATGGGCCCGTCGAGCCGGTACCTCGGCAAGCTCGCTCCCACCGAGGAGCTCATCTGGCAGGATCCGGTTCCCGCGGTCGATCATGACCTGGTCACCCCGGAGCAGGCCGAGCAGCTCAAGAAGAGCATCCTCGAGTCCGGCCTGACGGTGTCGGAGCTCGTGGCCACCGCCTGGGCCGCCGCCGCATCCTTCCGCAGCAGCGACAAGCGCGGCGGCGTGAACGGCGCCCGCATCGCCCTCGAGCCGCAGCGGTCGTGGGCAGCGAACAACCCGGAGCGCACCGCGAAGGTTCTCGACGTGCTGCGCGGCGTCAAGGCGTCGTCGGAGGAGTCGGGCGTCCGCGTCTCGCTCGCCGACCTCATCGTGCTCGCGGGCAACGCCGGAGTCGAGAAAGCTGCTCGGGACGCCGGCCACGAGATCACGGTGCCGTTCCGTCCAGGCCGGACCGACGCCACGCAGGACAAGACGGACGTGCACTCGTTCTCTTTCCTCGAGCCGATCGCCGACGGATTCCGCAACTACGTCGGGCCGCTCGCGACCGCTGCGGAGGTGCCGGCCGAGAAGCTGCTGGTCGACAAGGCGAGCCTGCTCGACCTCACGGCACCGGAGATGACCGTGCTCGTCGGTGGCCTGCGCGCCCTCGACGCGAACTGGGACGGCTCGAAGCACGGCGTGCTCACCGACCGCCCGGGTGTGCTGACCAACGACTTCTTCGTGAACGTGCTCGACATGGGCTACGAGTGGACGCCGCTCGACCCTGGTTCGCACGCCTTCCTGGCGACCGAGAGGGCGAGCGGCGAGCGTCGCTGGGTCGGCACTCGCGCTGACCTCGTCTTCGGCTCGAACTCCGAGCTGCGCGCCGTGACCGAGGTATACGCCGCCGACGGATCGGGCGAGAAATTCGTCACGGACTTCGTCGCCGCATGGACGAAGGTCATGGAGCTGGATCGCTTCGATCTCGTCTGA
- a CDS encoding DUF58 domain-containing protein, which translates to MFVTALLAPLIALGVVPTVLLGTAGAPPWAIFGVWMLLCVVLVSIDVIVAPSPRALIVTRSIPARGRLGEPVLTSVAVQNIGSRTLRGQLRDAWQPTAGAPAERPRISIPAGERRRVEVLLHPRRRGELVSEFVVVRSRGPLGLAGRQARHDVRGTMRVLPAFSSRKHLPSRLARLRELDGNTSIQVRGQGTEFDSLREYVRGDDIRSIDWRATARAGTTMLRTWRPERDRQVVILIDTGRTAAARVGDSTRLDASLEAALLLAALAARAGDHINLLMYDRGARARVTGVDGAALLPALTDAMAPVHARLVDTDWGGAFAAIRTLTTRPSLIVVLTAQDAAETARGFLGAFPRASRATTVLVGSVTDEAIGELARRRDSRADVYLAAAAEQTMSDAQVVADAIRRAGGEAIASDPEQLPPRIADRYLELKAAGRL; encoded by the coding sequence ATGTTCGTCACCGCGCTTCTCGCCCCGCTCATCGCGCTGGGCGTCGTGCCGACGGTGCTGCTCGGCACCGCCGGCGCGCCGCCGTGGGCGATCTTCGGGGTCTGGATGCTGCTGTGCGTCGTCCTGGTCTCGATCGACGTCATCGTCGCTCCGAGCCCGCGCGCTCTCATCGTCACGCGCTCGATCCCTGCGCGAGGCCGTCTCGGCGAACCTGTGCTGACGAGCGTCGCCGTGCAGAACATCGGCTCGCGCACTCTTCGCGGCCAGCTGCGCGACGCGTGGCAGCCGACTGCGGGGGCCCCAGCCGAGCGTCCCCGCATCAGTATCCCGGCAGGCGAACGACGGCGTGTCGAGGTGCTGCTGCATCCGCGTCGCCGTGGCGAGCTGGTGAGCGAGTTCGTCGTGGTGCGCTCGCGCGGTCCGCTCGGCCTCGCCGGTCGCCAGGCTCGCCACGACGTGCGCGGCACCATGCGGGTTCTGCCCGCGTTCAGCTCCCGCAAGCACCTTCCGTCGCGACTCGCACGTCTTCGCGAGCTCGACGGCAACACGTCGATCCAGGTGCGCGGTCAGGGCACCGAGTTCGACTCGCTGCGCGAGTATGTGCGCGGCGACGACATCCGCTCGATCGACTGGCGGGCCACCGCACGCGCAGGCACGACGATGCTGCGCACGTGGCGTCCTGAGCGCGACCGTCAGGTCGTCATCCTGATCGACACCGGTCGCACGGCCGCCGCCAGGGTAGGCGACAGCACCCGTCTGGATGCCTCGCTCGAGGCCGCGCTGCTGCTCGCGGCGCTCGCCGCACGGGCCGGCGACCACATCAATCTGCTCATGTACGACCGGGGGGCTCGGGCCCGGGTGACTGGCGTCGATGGCGCCGCGCTCCTTCCCGCGCTGACGGATGCCATGGCGCCGGTGCACGCGCGACTGGTCGACACCGACTGGGGAGGGGCCTTCGCGGCGATCCGCACGCTCACCACCCGCCCATCGCTCATCGTCGTGCTCACTGCGCAGGATGCTGCCGAGACCGCGCGCGGCTTCCTCGGCGCCTTCCCGCGCGCCTCCAGGGCGACGACCGTGCTCGTGGGGTCGGTGACCGATGAAGCGATCGGCGAGCTCGCTCGCCGACGCGACTCGCGCGCCGATGTGTACCTCGCGGCCGCGGCCGAGCAGACCATGTCGGATGCCCAGGTCGTTGCCGACGCGATCCGGCGCGCCGGCGGCGAGGCGATCGCCTCGGACCCCGAGCAGCTGCCGCCGCGGATCGCCGACCGCTACCTCGAGCTGAAGGCCGCCGGGCGGCTCTGA
- a CDS encoding AAA family ATPase: MHRVRSEVDKVVVGQAGTVTGLLVALLARGHVLLEGVPGVAKTLVVRSFARAVGLDTKRVQFTPDLMPGDVTGSLVYDARTGEFEFRAGPVFTNILLADEINRTPPKTQAALLEAMEERQVSADGLSRPLPDPFLVAATQNPVEHEGTYTLPEAQLDRFLMKLVVGMPERDAEVSVLRLHASGFSPRLLTGVEAAVTADEIRAAQDAAARVQVNDDVLGYVVDLARATRQSPSVELGASPRASTALLAAAKAWAWLNASSAVTPDHVQTMLMPVWRHRLQLRPDAQMEGVSADAVLQSVVQQTRVPI, encoded by the coding sequence ATGCACCGCGTGCGCAGCGAGGTCGACAAGGTGGTCGTCGGTCAGGCCGGCACCGTCACCGGACTGCTCGTCGCCCTGCTCGCCCGCGGTCACGTGCTGCTGGAGGGTGTGCCCGGTGTCGCCAAGACCCTCGTGGTGCGCAGCTTCGCACGCGCGGTGGGCCTCGACACCAAGCGCGTGCAGTTCACCCCCGACCTCATGCCCGGCGATGTCACCGGATCGCTCGTCTATGACGCCCGCACCGGCGAGTTCGAGTTCCGCGCCGGGCCCGTGTTCACGAACATCCTGCTCGCCGACGAGATCAACCGCACTCCGCCGAAGACGCAGGCCGCCCTGCTCGAGGCCATGGAGGAGCGCCAGGTGTCGGCCGACGGCCTCAGCCGTCCGCTGCCCGACCCCTTCCTCGTCGCCGCGACCCAGAACCCCGTCGAGCATGAGGGAACCTACACGCTGCCCGAGGCTCAGCTCGACCGATTCCTGATGAAGCTCGTCGTCGGGATGCCAGAGCGCGACGCGGAGGTGTCTGTGCTGCGTCTGCATGCGAGCGGCTTCTCGCCCCGGCTGCTGACCGGCGTCGAGGCGGCCGTCACGGCCGACGAGATCCGCGCCGCGCAGGACGCTGCGGCGCGGGTGCAGGTCAACGACGACGTGCTGGGGTACGTCGTCGACCTCGCCCGCGCCACGCGTCAGTCGCCTTCGGTCGAACTCGGCGCCAGCCCCCGCGCCTCGACCGCACTGCTGGCGGCGGCGAAGGCATGGGCATGGCTGAACGCCTCGAGTGCCGTCACACCTGATCACGTGCAGACCATGCTCATGCCCGTGTGGCGGCACCGCCTGCAGCTGCGACCGGATGCGCAGATGGAGGGCGTGTCGGCCGACGCCGTGCTGCAGTCCGTCGTGCAGCAGACGCGAGTGCCGATCTGA
- a CDS encoding DUF4350 domain-containing protein, with the protein MSALAAVGDDVTSSTAAPRRPGRRTSVLGWLLVAVLLVGIALLSLRLVTTAPSLAGVLNPESPGPGGAKAIAELVRQQGTEVEVVRSRAAATTALDPGGTLVLADPVALSDEAVLALIGEADRVVLLSTSTRMLDLLDLGAGTSGLGSVAARCDRPEFAATGAIEAERMFLPADDVVGCFRSADGGAALLLAERDGAQLAFIEASRMLSNRHLAENGNAALGLALLAQTEHVVWYAGSFEDGDRVADEPASLGDLTPTWLTPAILLLLLAGIAAIWWRGSRFGPLVSESLPVTVRASETMHGRARLTAKAADAPHAAAAIRSGTRARLARRLALSPRATPVEIADAASDRLGVPRGSLHDLLDGAPPADDRELIELARRLAELETAVDTAHTERNRP; encoded by the coding sequence ATGAGCGCCCTTGCCGCGGTGGGCGACGACGTGACCAGCAGCACAGCAGCGCCGCGGCGTCCCGGACGACGGACGAGCGTGCTGGGCTGGCTGCTCGTGGCCGTCCTGCTCGTCGGCATCGCCCTGCTGTCGCTTCGGCTGGTCACGACGGCGCCTTCGCTCGCGGGCGTCCTCAACCCGGAGTCGCCCGGTCCGGGCGGTGCCAAGGCGATCGCCGAACTGGTGCGCCAGCAGGGCACTGAGGTCGAGGTGGTGCGCAGCCGCGCCGCAGCGACGACTGCGCTCGACCCGGGCGGCACCCTGGTGCTCGCCGACCCCGTCGCGCTCAGTGATGAGGCGGTGCTCGCCCTGATCGGCGAAGCAGACCGCGTGGTGCTCCTCAGCACGAGCACGCGCATGCTCGACCTCCTCGACCTGGGCGCCGGAACCAGCGGCCTCGGCTCCGTAGCAGCCCGCTGCGACCGCCCGGAGTTCGCCGCGACCGGAGCAATCGAGGCCGAGCGGATGTTCCTTCCAGCCGACGACGTCGTCGGCTGCTTCCGCAGCGCGGACGGCGGTGCTGCCCTGCTTCTCGCCGAACGCGATGGAGCGCAGCTGGCGTTCATCGAGGCCTCACGCATGCTCTCGAACCGCCATCTGGCGGAGAACGGCAACGCCGCTCTCGGGCTCGCCCTGCTCGCGCAGACGGAGCACGTGGTCTGGTACGCGGGGTCCTTCGAGGATGGCGACCGCGTCGCGGACGAGCCTGCCTCGCTCGGCGATCTCACTCCGACGTGGCTGACACCCGCCATCCTCCTCCTGCTCCTCGCCGGCATCGCGGCCATCTGGTGGCGCGGATCTCGCTTCGGACCACTGGTCTCGGAGTCGCTTCCGGTCACCGTCAGGGCATCCGAGACCATGCATGGCCGCGCCCGCCTCACCGCGAAAGCCGCGGATGCCCCGCATGCAGCCGCAGCCATCCGATCCGGCACCCGCGCCAGACTCGCACGTCGTCTGGCCCTCAGCCCCCGCGCGACGCCCGTCGAGATCGCGGATGCGGCATCCGATCGCCTCGGCGTCCCCCGCGGATCGCTGCACGACCTGCTCGACGGGGCACCGCCCGCCGACGACCGCGAGCTCATCGAGCTCGCCAGACGACTCGCCGAACTCGAGACGGCGGTCGACACCGCCCATACCGAAAGGAACCGCCCGTGA
- a CDS encoding DUF4129 domain-containing protein, with amino-acid sequence MLLPAEVFVPDGDDARQWAQEELSKTEYQAAKPNWFDQFAADVAEWFFGLFTGDGAGSVAPLALTLIAIAVVAALVVALLVWGRPRASQTIRRRGDLLGEKNDRTAAQLRADAERRAREGDWSGAVVLRFRALARGLLERDLIDPAPGATAQGIAREAAPALPGMADALHEAASLFDSVRYLGSDADEAQYRTLAATDDAVQAATPQLAAHVHRLAGQVPA; translated from the coding sequence GTGCTTCTTCCCGCAGAGGTCTTCGTCCCCGACGGCGACGACGCACGCCAGTGGGCGCAGGAGGAGCTGTCGAAAACCGAGTATCAGGCGGCGAAGCCGAACTGGTTCGACCAGTTCGCCGCCGATGTCGCCGAGTGGTTCTTCGGGCTCTTCACCGGTGACGGAGCCGGCTCGGTCGCGCCCCTCGCGCTGACGCTGATCGCCATCGCCGTCGTCGCAGCCCTGGTCGTCGCCCTGCTGGTCTGGGGCCGCCCGCGCGCCTCGCAAACGATTCGTCGTCGCGGGGACCTGCTCGGCGAGAAGAACGACCGCACGGCGGCTCAATTGCGCGCAGACGCCGAACGACGCGCCCGCGAGGGCGACTGGAGCGGGGCCGTCGTGCTGCGCTTCCGCGCGCTCGCCCGCGGCCTTCTCGAGAGGGATCTCATCGACCCGGCACCTGGCGCGACCGCGCAGGGCATCGCCCGCGAAGCGGCTCCTGCCCTTCCCGGCATGGCAGATGCGCTGCACGAGGCCGCCTCGCTCTTCGACTCCGTCCGGTACCTCGGCTCCGATGCGGACGAGGCTCAGTACCGCACCCTCGCAGCGACCGACGATGCCGTCCAGGCCGCCACACCGCAGCTCGCGGCGCACGTGCACCGCCTCGCCGGGCAGGTGCCCGCATGA